A stretch of the Mesorhizobium sp. Pch-S genome encodes the following:
- the dnaA gene encoding chromosomal replication initiator protein DnaA: protein MQSGTNRELGGSFPFSGDIVGEGAMAASNEAEQRFERIRAQLKARLGSEVYSSWFGRMKLVELSKGVARMSVPTAFLRSWINGHYLDVITELWKQEETGILKVEVVVRSATRHAAPDLEAAPLRKVAKQAQTTLSSGTTLGAGKQERAPLARGAAAEPDFRQNVLGSPLDPRYTFGSFVEGPSNRVAFAAARAVAESASSAVRFNPLFLHATVGLGKTHLLQAIAAESLRHNPKSRVVYLTAEYFMWRFATAIRDNNALTLKEQLRDIDLLIIDDMQFLQGKSIQHEFCHLINMLLDSAKQVVVAADRPPSELESLEPRVRSRLNGGVALEMAAPDYSMRLAMLKQRLTTAKQDDTSLDIADDILDHVARTVTGSGRELEGAFNQLLFRQSFEPQITIDRIDEILGHIYRTGEPKRVRIEDIQRIVARHYNVSKTELLSNRRTRTIVKPRQVAMYLSKVLTPRSLPEIGRRFGGRDHTTVLHAVRKIEDLSGADNTLAQELELLRRLINDQA from the coding sequence ATACAGAGTGGCACAAACAGGGAGCTCGGCGGCAGCTTTCCTTTTTCCGGGGACATCGTCGGAGAAGGCGCTATGGCTGCAAGCAACGAGGCTGAACAACGTTTCGAGCGTATCAGGGCACAGCTGAAGGCGCGCCTCGGCAGCGAGGTCTATTCCAGCTGGTTCGGCCGCATGAAGCTTGTGGAGCTCTCCAAGGGCGTCGCCCGCATGTCGGTGCCGACCGCTTTCCTGCGCTCGTGGATCAACGGTCACTATCTCGACGTCATCACCGAGCTGTGGAAGCAGGAAGAAACCGGTATCCTCAAGGTTGAGGTGGTCGTTCGCAGTGCCACGCGCCATGCCGCCCCTGATCTGGAAGCTGCCCCGCTGCGCAAGGTCGCCAAACAGGCGCAGACCACGCTGTCCTCCGGCACCACGTTGGGCGCCGGCAAGCAGGAGCGTGCTCCCCTGGCCCGCGGCGCAGCAGCCGAGCCGGATTTCCGCCAGAATGTGCTCGGTTCGCCACTCGACCCGCGCTACACCTTCGGCTCGTTCGTCGAAGGCCCGTCGAACCGCGTGGCTTTCGCGGCAGCGCGTGCCGTTGCCGAGTCCGCTTCAAGCGCGGTGCGCTTCAACCCCTTGTTCCTCCACGCTACCGTGGGACTGGGCAAAACGCATCTCCTGCAGGCGATCGCAGCGGAATCGCTGCGCCACAATCCGAAGTCGCGCGTCGTCTATCTGACCGCTGAGTATTTCATGTGGCGCTTCGCCACCGCGATCCGTGACAACAACGCGCTTACCCTGAAGGAACAGCTGCGTGACATCGACCTGCTGATCATCGATGACATGCAGTTCCTGCAGGGTAAGTCGATCCAGCACGAATTCTGCCACCTCATCAACATGCTGCTCGACAGCGCCAAGCAGGTGGTGGTTGCCGCTGACCGGCCGCCGTCCGAACTGGAGTCGCTGGAGCCGCGCGTCCGCTCGCGTCTCAATGGCGGCGTCGCGCTCGAGATGGCTGCACCTGACTACAGCATGCGTCTCGCCATGCTGAAGCAGCGTCTGACCACTGCCAAGCAGGACGACACCTCGCTCGACATCGCCGACGATATCCTCGACCATGTCGCCCGCACTGTGACCGGCTCCGGCCGCGAGCTGGAAGGCGCTTTCAACCAGCTGCTTTTCCGGCAGTCGTTCGAGCCCCAGATCACGATCGACCGCATCGACGAGATCCTCGGTCATATCTATCGCACCGGCGAACCGAAGCGCGTGCGCATCGAGGATATCCAGCGCATCGTGGCACGCCACTACAATGTCTCGAAGACGGAACTGCTCTCGAACAGGCGTACCCGCACCATCGTCAAGCCGCGGCAGGTGGCGATGTATCTTTCCAAGGTGCTGACTCCGCGCTCGCTGCCGGAAATCGGTCGCAGGTTCGGCGGCCGCGACCACACCACAGTTCTCCACGCCGTCCGCAAGATCGAGGATCTGTCGGGCGCCGACAACACGCTGGCGCAGGAGCTCGAACTGCTCCGCCGGCTGATTAACGACCAGGCTTGA
- the dnaN gene encoding DNA polymerase III subunit beta, producing the protein MRVILERSNLLKSLNHVHRVVERRNTIPILSNVLLMAEGGSLEMKATDLDLEVTEAAPAKVEQSGATTVPAHLLYDIVRKLPDGAEVMLKTDEDGNAMTVISGRSSFRLQCLPQSDFPELSAGTFSHIFRLEATALKRLIDKTQFAISTEETRYYLNGIFLHTHEVGGKLKLRSVATDGHRLARAEMDAPAGSEGMPGIIIPRKTVSELQKLVDDPDVAVTTELSDTKIRLTIGSVVLTSKLIDGTFPDYQRVIPTGNDKKLVIDRQSFAAAVDRVSTISSERGRAVKLSISDGQVTLAVNNPDSGSATEELAADYAADPIEIGFNARYLLDVAAQLSGGEARFMLADAGSPTLIHDTSDENALYVLMPMRV; encoded by the coding sequence ATGCGTGTTATCCTCGAACGGTCCAATCTCCTGAAATCCCTCAACCACGTCCACCGCGTGGTCGAGCGCCGGAACACCATCCCGATCCTGTCCAATGTGCTGTTGATGGCCGAGGGCGGCAGCCTGGAGATGAAGGCCACCGACCTTGATCTGGAAGTGACCGAAGCCGCCCCCGCCAAGGTGGAACAGTCGGGCGCCACCACCGTGCCGGCGCACCTGCTCTACGACATCGTGCGAAAGCTCCCGGATGGCGCCGAGGTGATGCTGAAGACGGACGAGGACGGCAATGCCATGACCGTCATCTCCGGCCGGTCCAGCTTCCGGCTGCAGTGCCTGCCGCAATCCGACTTCCCGGAACTGTCGGCCGGCACCTTCTCCCATATCTTCCGGCTTGAAGCGACCGCTCTCAAACGCCTGATCGACAAGACCCAGTTCGCGATCTCGACCGAAGAGACACGCTACTACCTCAACGGCATTTTCCTACACACCCACGAGGTGGGCGGCAAGCTCAAGCTGCGTTCGGTGGCGACCGACGGTCATCGCCTTGCGCGCGCCGAGATGGATGCACCGGCGGGCTCGGAGGGCATGCCGGGCATCATCATCCCACGAAAGACCGTCAGCGAGCTGCAGAAGCTGGTCGACGATCCGGATGTCGCGGTAACCACCGAGCTTTCCGACACCAAGATCCGCCTCACCATCGGCAGCGTGGTTCTTACATCCAAGCTGATCGACGGCACCTTCCCCGACTACCAGCGGGTCATTCCGACGGGCAATGACAAGAAACTGGTCATTGATCGCCAGAGTTTCGCGGCCGCGGTTGACCGCGTTTCCACGATCTCCTCGGAACGAGGACGTGCGGTGAAGCTATCGATCTCCGATGGCCAGGTCACGCTGGCGGTCAACAATCCCGATTCCGGCAGCGCGACGGAAGAATTGGCGGCCGACTACGCCGCCGATCCGATCGAGATCGGCTTCAACGCGCGCTACCTGCTCGATGTTGCCGCTCAGCTCAGCGGCGGCGAGGCGAGGTTCATGCTGGCGGATGCCGGTTCCCCTACCCTGATCCACGACACCAGCGACGAGAACGCGCTCTACGTGCTGATGCCAATGCGCGTTTAG
- the recF gene encoding DNA replication/repair protein RecF: MTNEPSREGAVGAQTHLTRLALTNFRNYAALSLDLKPGAVVFTGDNGAGKTNLLEAISLFTPGRGLRRAPYGDVAREGSDGGFALHVRLDGPSGEAEIGTGVAGGDAPGEGGRRVRINGAAARSAEDMLEWLRVVWLTPAMDALFTGPAGDRRRFLDRLVLAIDGSHGQRALDYEKAMRGRNRLLAEGTRDSAWFDAIETQMAETGVAIAAARSEMVRLLSAMIEKLPGDGPFPQADIALAGELETEIDTMPAVELEEKFRRALASGRDRDRAAGRTLDGPHRSDLLVRHRPKAMPAELCSTGEQKALLVGLVLSHARLTGEMSGLTPILLLDEIAAHLDAGRRSALFSILEELNCQAFMTGTDAALFSSLRGRAQFLSVDHGAVVPTADA; the protein is encoded by the coding sequence ATGACAAACGAACCGAGCCGGGAAGGCGCAGTCGGCGCACAGACCCACCTCACCCGGCTCGCCCTCACCAATTTCCGCAACTATGCAGCGCTGTCACTTGACCTGAAACCGGGCGCCGTTGTCTTCACCGGCGACAACGGTGCGGGCAAGACAAACCTGCTCGAGGCCATTTCGCTTTTCACTCCGGGGCGTGGCCTGCGCCGAGCGCCCTACGGCGACGTCGCCCGCGAAGGGAGCGACGGTGGTTTCGCGCTGCATGTCCGTCTCGACGGCCCTTCCGGAGAGGCCGAGATCGGTACCGGCGTTGCAGGTGGTGACGCCCCCGGCGAAGGCGGTCGGCGCGTGCGTATCAATGGCGCGGCGGCACGTTCGGCCGAAGATATGCTGGAATGGTTGCGCGTCGTCTGGCTGACACCGGCGATGGACGCGCTGTTTACAGGCCCCGCCGGCGATCGCAGGCGCTTCCTGGACCGGCTGGTGCTCGCGATCGACGGCAGCCACGGCCAGCGAGCGCTGGACTACGAAAAGGCCATGCGCGGCCGCAACCGCCTGCTTGCCGAGGGCACGCGCGACAGCGCCTGGTTCGACGCGATCGAGACGCAGATGGCTGAGACTGGCGTGGCGATCGCAGCCGCCCGCAGCGAAATGGTACGGTTGCTGTCTGCGATGATCGAGAAACTGCCGGGTGACGGACCTTTTCCGCAGGCTGACATTGCACTCGCAGGCGAGCTCGAAACTGAAATCGATACCATGCCGGCGGTCGAGCTGGAGGAGAAGTTCCGCCGGGCGCTCGCCAGTGGGCGCGACCGCGACCGTGCCGCCGGCCGCACGCTGGACGGACCGCATCGGTCGGATCTGCTGGTACGGCACCGCCCGAAGGCAATGCCGGCGGAGCTCTGCTCAACCGGGGAACAGAAGGCATTGCTGGTCGGACTGGTGCTCTCCCACGCCCGCCTCACCGGCGAGATGTCCGGTCTCACCCCCATCCTGCTGCTTGACGAGATCGCGGCGCATCTCGATGCAGGTCGGCGCTCGGCGCTTTTTTCGATCCTGGAAGAGCTGAATTGCCAGGCGTTCATGACAGGCACCGACGCAGCACTGTTTTCCAGCCTGCGCGGTCGCGCGCAATTCCTCAGTGTCGACCACGGCGCCGTTGTGCCAACCGCTGACGCCTGA
- a CDS encoding molybdopterin-synthase adenylyltransferase MoeB, with product MNTPALSDEELERYARHVVLPEIGGAGQQKLKRARVLVLGAGGLGAPVLEYLAAAGIGTLGIVDDDTVSLSNLQRQVIHDTGAVGTSKGESARAAIARINPHVIVELHNLRLTAENAAGIVRAYDVVVDGSDNFETRYALADACTEEKKPLVHAAVGRFDGSITVLKPFETGTDGRPNPTYRDLFPEAPPPGLVPSCAVAGVLGALTGVIGTLQAMETIKLVAGIGEPLVGRLLLYDGLAARFDTIRYRSQG from the coding sequence ATGAACACCCCTGCCCTCTCCGACGAAGAACTCGAACGCTACGCGCGCCATGTCGTGCTTCCGGAAATCGGCGGAGCTGGCCAGCAGAAGCTGAAACGAGCCCGCGTGCTGGTTCTCGGCGCCGGCGGGCTTGGTGCGCCGGTGCTGGAATACCTCGCGGCAGCCGGCATCGGCACGCTCGGTATCGTCGACGACGATACCGTGTCGCTTTCCAATCTTCAGCGCCAGGTCATTCACGACACGGGCGCGGTTGGAACATCGAAAGGCGAGAGCGCCAGGGCCGCGATTGCCCGCATCAATCCGCATGTCATCGTGGAATTGCACAATTTGCGCCTGACGGCTGAAAACGCAGCAGGCATCGTTCGCGCCTATGATGTCGTGGTGGACGGCTCAGACAACTTTGAAACCCGCTACGCGCTGGCCGATGCCTGTACGGAGGAGAAGAAACCGCTCGTACATGCCGCCGTCGGCCGCTTCGACGGCTCGATCACCGTCCTGAAACCCTTTGAAACCGGGACCGACGGACGCCCGAACCCGACATATCGCGATCTCTTCCCTGAAGCACCGCCACCTGGCCTGGTGCCGTCCTGCGCGGTTGCCGGCGTCCTCGGCGCGCTCACCGGCGTTATCGGCACCCTGCAGGCAATGGAGACGATCAAGCTCGTAGCCGGAATCGGTGAACCCCTGGTCGGGCGCCTGCTGCTTTACGACGGGCTGGCCGCGCGTTTCGACACCATTCGCTACCGGAGCCAGGGATGA
- a CDS encoding GNAT family N-acetyltransferase: protein MSTEIAVSRLPADFERWDELLTLIMRAFAYMDGVIDPPSSAHRLSVDGLREKAGTETGFLAMQDNQIVGCIFAAEHAQHFYVGKLAVEPGFQGRKIGRELMRAAEALARAAGKPVLELQARVELTGNQAAFSRLGFVETERTAHAGYNRPTSVTMRKTLS, encoded by the coding sequence ATGAGCACCGAAATCGCAGTGAGCAGACTGCCCGCTGATTTCGAACGCTGGGACGAACTACTCACCCTGATCATGCGCGCCTTCGCCTACATGGATGGGGTGATCGACCCGCCATCCTCCGCGCACCGGCTGTCGGTGGATGGCCTGCGCGAAAAGGCAGGCACGGAAACCGGCTTTCTCGCGATGCAGGACAATCAGATCGTCGGCTGCATCTTCGCTGCCGAGCACGCGCAGCATTTCTATGTCGGCAAGCTGGCGGTCGAGCCTGGCTTCCAAGGCCGAAAGATCGGACGCGAGCTGATGCGAGCCGCCGAAGCTCTTGCCCGCGCCGCCGGCAAGCCTGTGCTCGAATTGCAGGCGCGTGTGGAACTGACCGGCAACCAAGCGGCTTTCAGCCGCCTGGGCTTTGTCGAAACCGAGCGAACCGCCCATGCCGGCTACAACCGACCGACATCGGTGACGATGCGCAAGACGCTGTCATAG
- a CDS encoding D-glycerate dehydrogenase, protein MAGKKKPLVVITRKLPDPVETRMRELFDAKLNVEDKPMSREEIAAALREADVLVPTITDRIDAELIEQAGPNFKLIASLSNGVDHIDVAAASKKGIAVTNTPNVLTEDTADMTMALMLAVPRRLAEGSNVLAGDRKWPGWSPTWMLGRRIWGKRLGIVGMGRIGTAVARRAKAFGLSIHYHNRHRVLQSVEDELEATYWESLDQMLARMDIISVNCPSTPATFHLLSARRLALLQPTAYIVNTARGDIIDEDALIKLLQDGKIAGAGLDVYENEPALNTKLLRLAAKHKVVLLPHMGSATLEGRIDMGEKVIINIRTFFDGHRPPDRVLPARA, encoded by the coding sequence ATGGCCGGCAAAAAGAAGCCTCTCGTTGTGATCACGCGCAAATTGCCGGATCCTGTCGAGACGCGGATGCGCGAGTTGTTCGACGCCAAGCTGAATGTTGAAGACAAGCCGATGTCGCGCGAGGAGATTGCCGCGGCGTTGCGGGAAGCCGATGTGCTGGTTCCCACCATCACCGATCGCATCGATGCCGAGCTGATCGAGCAGGCCGGGCCGAATTTCAAGCTGATCGCCAGCCTCTCCAATGGCGTGGATCACATCGATGTCGCCGCGGCCTCGAAAAAGGGTATCGCAGTCACCAACACGCCGAATGTGCTGACCGAAGACACCGCCGATATGACAATGGCGCTGATGCTTGCGGTGCCGAGGCGGCTCGCCGAAGGTTCCAACGTGCTCGCCGGGGACAGGAAATGGCCCGGCTGGTCGCCCACGTGGATGCTTGGCCGGCGTATCTGGGGGAAACGACTCGGCATCGTCGGCATGGGCCGTATCGGCACTGCGGTCGCACGCCGCGCCAAGGCTTTCGGGCTCTCGATCCACTACCACAACCGCCATCGCGTCCTGCAAAGCGTAGAGGACGAACTCGAGGCAACCTATTGGGAAAGCCTCGACCAGATGCTGGCCCGCATGGACATCATTTCGGTCAACTGCCCTTCGACGCCGGCCACCTTCCATCTCCTTTCAGCCCGGCGGCTGGCGTTGCTGCAACCCACCGCCTACATCGTCAACACGGCGCGCGGTGACATCATCGACGAGGATGCGCTGATCAAGTTGCTGCAGGATGGCAAGATCGCCGGCGCCGGCCTCGACGTCTACGAGAACGAGCCGGCGCTGAACACCAAGCTGCTCAGGCTCGCCGCAAAGCACAAGGTGGTGCTGCTGCCGCACATGGGGTCGGCGACCCTGGAAGGGCGCATCGATATGGGCGAGAAGGTCATCATCAATATCCGCACCTTCTTCGACGGACATCGTCCACCGGATCGCGTGCTGCCGGCCCGAGCCTGA
- a CDS encoding SH3 domain-containing protein, producing MSGFASLRLILSATMLGLLTLTPVATAQNAAAPVQTVTLGPSGLPLPRFVSLKSARVNSRVGPGVNYSVDWMYTRAGLPMEIVQEYDTWRRVRDADGSEGWVSQALLSGKRTAIIAPWQRGKDIRINLVKSAAKDASVVAMIEPGVIGSIKSCDGQWCEMSLSGHTGWISQSLVWGAYPGEKINE from the coding sequence GTGTCTGGTTTCGCGTCGCTACGTCTGATTCTCTCCGCGACAATGCTTGGCCTGCTCACGCTTACTCCGGTCGCGACGGCGCAAAATGCCGCAGCGCCGGTTCAGACGGTGACGTTGGGGCCAAGCGGCCTGCCGTTGCCCCGGTTCGTCAGCCTGAAATCGGCCCGGGTCAATTCACGCGTCGGCCCGGGCGTCAATTATTCGGTCGACTGGATGTACACCAGGGCGGGACTGCCAATGGAGATCGTGCAGGAGTACGACACCTGGCGGCGCGTGCGTGATGCCGACGGTTCCGAGGGCTGGGTGAGCCAGGCTCTGCTGTCGGGCAAGCGCACCGCGATCATCGCGCCTTGGCAACGCGGCAAGGATATCCGCATCAATCTCGTGAAAAGCGCGGCCAAGGATGCCAGCGTGGTCGCTATGATCGAGCCTGGCGTCATCGGCTCCATCAAGTCCTGTGACGGGCAATGGTGCGAGATGAGCCTGAGCGGCCATACCGGCTGGATCAGCCAATCGCTGGTCTGGGGTGCCTACCCCGGCGAAAAGATCAACGAATAG
- the irrA gene encoding iron response transcriptional regulator IrrA, with amino-acid sequence MTVDKRVREAGLRPTRQRIALADLLFAKGDRHLSAEELHEEALAAGVPVSLATVYNALHQFTEAGLLRILAVEGSRTYFDTNTSDHHHFFIEGENRVFDIESGPVTVGNLPEPPEGMEIANVDVVVRLRPKRD; translated from the coding sequence ATGACTGTGGACAAGCGGGTACGCGAAGCCGGCCTGAGGCCGACTCGCCAGCGTATTGCACTGGCTGACCTGCTGTTTGCCAAGGGCGATCGTCATCTGTCGGCAGAGGAACTGCATGAAGAGGCGCTGGCCGCCGGTGTGCCTGTTTCGCTGGCCACGGTCTACAATGCGCTGCATCAGTTCACCGAAGCCGGCTTGCTGCGCATCCTGGCTGTCGAAGGTTCCCGCACCTATTTCGATACCAACACCTCCGACCATCATCATTTCTTTATCGAAGGTGAAAACCGGGTTTTCGACATTGAAAGCGGGCCGGTTACGGTCGGCAACCTCCCGGAGCCGCCGGAGGGCATGGAAATTGCCAATGTCGACGTGGTGGTGCGCCTGCGTCCCAAGCGCGACTGA
- the fabA gene encoding 3-hydroxyacyl-[acyl-carrier-protein] dehydratase FabA, with protein MADRKSSYDYDDLLACAKGELFGPGNAQLPYPPMLMFDRITEISETGGAFDKGFVRAEFAIHRDLWFFPCHFIDNPVMPGCLGLDALWQLTGFFLGWLGEPGKGMALSTGEVKFKGMVTPSVKKVEYGVDFKRVMRGRLVLGIADGWLKADGEPIYAATDLRVGLAKQSAA; from the coding sequence ATGGCGGATCGGAAATCGAGCTACGACTACGACGATCTGCTGGCGTGCGCGAAGGGCGAGCTGTTTGGCCCCGGCAATGCCCAGCTTCCTTATCCGCCGATGCTGATGTTCGACCGCATTACCGAGATCAGCGAGACTGGCGGCGCTTTCGACAAGGGTTTCGTGCGCGCCGAATTCGCCATTCACCGCGACCTCTGGTTCTTCCCTTGCCATTTCATCGACAATCCCGTGATGCCTGGTTGCCTGGGCCTCGACGCGCTCTGGCAGCTCACCGGCTTTTTCCTTGGCTGGCTCGGCGAACCGGGCAAGGGCATGGCACTGTCGACGGGCGAAGTTAAGTTCAAGGGCATGGTCACGCCTTCCGTCAAGAAGGTGGAGTACGGAGTCGATTTCAAGCGCGTCATGCGCGGCCGACTGGTGCTCGGTATCGCCGACGGCTGGTTGAAAGCCGATGGAGAACCCATATACGCGGCCACTGACCTGCGGGTGGGCCTGGCAAAACAGTCAGCTGCCTGA
- the fabB gene encoding beta-ketoacyl-ACP synthase I, with translation MRRVVVTGLGIVSSIGNNAEEVSASLHDAKSGISFSNDFAEHGFKCQVWGAPNLDTTDLVDRRAARFLSQGGMWNHVAMKQAIADSGLEENEVSGNERTGIIMGSGGPSTRTIVEASETTLKNSSPKRIGPFAVPKAMSSTASATLATWFKIHGVNYSISSACSTSAHCIGNAAEMIQWGKQDIMFAGGHEDLDWTMSNLFDAMGAMSSKFNDRAATASRAYDVNRDGFVIAGGAGVLVLEELEHAKARGAKIYAELTGYGATSDGYDMVAPSGEGAIRCMRQALATVKSPVDYINTHGTSTPIGDSKEIGAIREVFGDRLPHITSTKSLTGHSLGAAGVQESIYSILMMQGGFIGESAHIEELDPEFDGVPIVRKRIDNAKIDTVLSNSFGFGGTNATLVFQRHSA, from the coding sequence ATGAGACGGGTCGTAGTCACAGGCCTCGGCATCGTATCGTCCATCGGCAACAATGCCGAGGAGGTCAGCGCCTCTCTCCATGACGCCAAATCCGGCATCAGCTTCTCCAACGACTTCGCCGAGCATGGTTTCAAGTGCCAGGTCTGGGGCGCCCCAAACCTGGATACGACAGACCTCGTCGACCGCCGTGCTGCTCGTTTCCTGTCGCAAGGCGGCATGTGGAACCATGTCGCCATGAAGCAGGCGATCGCCGACAGCGGGCTCGAGGAAAACGAGGTTTCCGGTAACGAACGCACCGGCATCATCATGGGCTCCGGCGGTCCGTCCACACGCACGATCGTCGAGGCTTCGGAAACGACGCTCAAGAACAGCAGCCCCAAGCGCATCGGACCGTTTGCCGTGCCGAAGGCGATGTCGTCGACGGCCTCGGCGACGCTGGCAACCTGGTTCAAGATCCACGGCGTCAACTATTCGATCTCGTCTGCCTGCTCGACTTCGGCCCACTGCATCGGCAATGCGGCGGAGATGATCCAGTGGGGCAAGCAGGACATCATGTTCGCCGGCGGCCACGAGGATCTCGACTGGACGATGTCCAACCTCTTCGACGCGATGGGCGCGATGTCGTCCAAATTCAACGATCGCGCCGCAACCGCCTCGCGTGCCTATGACGTCAACCGCGACGGCTTCGTCATCGCGGGCGGCGCGGGTGTGCTGGTGCTGGAAGAACTCGAGCACGCCAAGGCGCGCGGCGCCAAGATCTACGCCGAACTGACCGGCTACGGCGCAACCTCCGACGGCTATGACATGGTTGCCCCGTCCGGCGAAGGCGCTATCCGCTGCATGCGACAGGCGCTCGCGACGGTGAAAAGCCCGGTCGACTATATCAACACGCACGGCACCTCGACGCCGATCGGCGACTCGAAGGAGATCGGCGCAATCCGTGAGGTGTTCGGCGACAGGCTGCCGCACATAACCTCGACCAAGTCGTTGACAGGTCATTCGCTGGGCGCGGCAGGTGTGCAGGAATCGATCTATTCGATCCTGATGATGCAGGGCGGCTTCATCGGCGAAAGCGCGCATATCGAGGAACTCGATCCCGAATTCGATGGTGTGCCGATCGTGCGCAAGCGTATCGACAACGCCAAGATCGACACCGTGCTGTCCAATTCTTTCGGCTTTGGCGGCACCAACGCCACGCTCGTCTTCCAGCGCCATTCCGCATAG